Proteins encoded by one window of Elaeis guineensis isolate ETL-2024a chromosome 12, EG11, whole genome shotgun sequence:
- the LOC105035414 gene encoding LOW QUALITY PROTEIN: receptor kinase-like protein Xa21 (The sequence of the model RefSeq protein was modified relative to this genomic sequence to represent the inferred CDS: substituted 1 base at 1 genomic stop codon) encodes MGCLCNSKKASWWSSLMHATLLLLCHILLPSPQFPPITSSATSSVGNNSRSGSDHLALISFKSNLYDDPSGALSSWDNKSPHFCQWKGVTCGSRHPQRVVALDLPSFGLAGTISPSIANLTFLRRLSLQENQLRGSIPQELGLVHRLRYLNLSLNSLEGQIPSSLGNCRQVITLDLHKNLLNGIPTSFTNLSSLDYLRLDSNRITGGIPPWLGNLSSATVIGLGMNTLSGVIPSSLCRLPSLIVFVVALNQLSSTIPPCLYNLSTIKVLSVGYNSLRGTIPSHIGSTLPHLSWLDMASNQFTGLIPSSLSNASGLSLIXLDMNNLHGKIPCTLGNLQNLSVLSLFWNQLAAKEANDWSFLTALTNCSKLKSLVMGNNNLAGVLPNSISNLSTDIQALDFSNNQISGSLPSNIGNLKNLMVLGMGSNLLTGNIPASLRNLNALHVLNMSHNNFFGQIPPSLGNISLLNWLDLHGNKLSGSIPTQLGNCKNLQLLALFDNQLTGTIPIEILSLPSLSLGRYLSHNALHGFLPSEIGNLINVNVLDISENRLYGELPDSIGKCVVLVYLDMSGNFFEGVIPTSLGNLKGLQFLDLSSNNLAGHIPGYLQIFHSLQFLNLSFNSFEGEVPLDGVFANMSAFSLIGNRRICGGIPELHLPPCSSAQPHGKKQRAAISVVIITVASGLLGLTLILFFILLYWNQKSRKRHPSMATMGTELIRVSYAELVKATDGFSSANLIGVGSFGSVYKGVMEWVDEKMVAIKMLNLQQQGASRSFIAECEALRSIRHRNLVKIITACSGVDFRGNDFKALVLEFMENGSLKQWLHPKVNKGIPMRILNLEQRVSIAIDVASALDYLHHHSPVPTVHCDLKPSNILLNVDMTAHVSDFGLAKFLSESTDLISISASLVAIKGSVGYIAPEYGLGCEVSTQGDVYSYGILLLEMFTGKRPTDETFNESLDLHRFVEMAFPSQIMNIVDPQLIREEEYEIINDIQQRCTIQDKIRECLILVISIGLQCSSKVPKERPHMGNIVKKMTAAREILGRV; translated from the exons ATGGGTTGTCTCTGCAACTCAAAGAAGGCATCTTGGTGGTCCTCTCTCATGCATGCCACTCTTCTACTCTTATGTCATATTTTGCTCCCATCTCCCCAATTTCCTCCAATCACCAGCAGTGCAACCTCCTCGGTGGGGAATAACAGCAGAAGCGGGAGTGACCACTTGGCCCTCATTTCATTTAAGTCTAATCTATATGATGATCCATCTGGGGCTCTGTCCTCCTGGGACAACAAGTCGCCTCATTTCTGCCAGTGGAAAGGTGTCACATGTGGCAGTCGGCACCCTCAGAGGGTCGTTGCTCTGGACCTACCCTCTTTTGGCCTAGCTGGCACCATATCACCATCCATAGCCAACCTCACATTCCTCCGAAGACTCAGTCTCCAAGAAAACCAACTCAGAGGATCCATTCCACAAGAGCTTGGCCTTGTGCATCGGCTGCGATATCTCAATCTAAGCCTGAATTCTCTGGAAGGACAAATTCCATCCAGTCTTGGAAACTGCAGACAGGTAATTACACTTGACCTACATAAGAATCTTCTCAACGGCATCCCAACATCTTTCACCAACCTCTCCTCTTTGGACTACCTCCGCTTGGACAGCAACAGGATTACAGGCGGCATCCCTCCTTGGTTAGGGAACCTGTCCTCTGCCACCGTCATTGGTCTCGGAATGAACACCCTGTCAGGAGTCATTCCATCTTCCTTATGCCGTCTACCCTCTCTTATTGTCTTTGTTGTAGCACTAAACCAGTTATCAAGCACGATTCCACCCTGTCTATACAATCTCTCAACTATCAAGGTTTTGAGTGTGGGATATAATAGTCTCAGAGGGACCATCCCATCTCACATAGGCAGCACTCTTCCCCACCTCAGTTGGCTCGACATGGCCTCCAATCAGTTCACCGGACTCATCCCTTCTTCGTTATCCAATGCTTCTGGGCTGTCTCTCATTTAGCTCGACATGAACAATCTCCATGGAAAAATCCCTTGTACCCTTGGAAACTTACAGAACCTGTCAGTCTTGAGCCTTTTTTGGAACCAACTAGCAGCCAAGGAGGCCAATGATTGGAGCTTCCTCACTGCTCTAACCAACTGCAGCAAATTGAAATCACTAGTAATGGGCAACAATAATCTCGCTGGTGTCTTACCCAATTCCATATCCAACCTCTCCACAGATATCCAGGCCCTTGATTTTTCCAATAACCAGATATCTGGAAGCCTTCCTTCAAATATAGGGAACCTGAAAAACCTGATGGTACTTGGCATGGGTTCAAACCTTCTCACAGGTAATATTCCTGCCTCTCTTAGAAATCTTAATGCACTGCATGTACTGAATATGTCTCACAACAATTTCTTCGGCCAAATTCCACCTTCACTCGGAAACATTAGTCTATTGAATTGGCTCGATCTGCACGGAAACAAATTGAGTGGAAGCATTCCAACCCAACTTGGAAACTGCAAGAACTTGCAGTTACTCGCTCTCTTTGACAATCAGCTTACAGGTACTATACCCATAGAGATTCTTAGCCTGCCTTCTCTATCCTTAGGCCGATACTTATCACACAATGCATTACATGGGTTCCTACCTTCCGAAATTGGCAACCTGATAAATGTCAATGTCCTCGATATTTCTGAGAATAGATTATATGGTGAACTCCCTGATAGCATTGGCAAATGCGTGGTCCTTGTATACCTTGATATGAGTGGTAATTTTTTTGAAGGGGTCATCCCGACATCATTGGGCAATCTAAAAGGCCTTCAATTTCTTGACCTCTCAAGCAACAACCTAGCGGGGCATATACCAGGATATCTCCAAATATTTCACTCGCTCCAGTTTCTGAATCTCTCTTTCAACAGCTTTGAAGGGGAGGTTCCGCTAGACGGGGTCTTTGCAAATATGAGTGCATTTTCACTTATTGGAAATCGAAGGATCTGCGGTGGCATCCCTGAACTGCATCTACCACCCTGTTCCTCTGCCCAACCGCATGGGAAAAAACAGAGAGCTGCTATCTCGGTAGTGATCATCACGGTTGCCAGTGGACTTCTAGGTTTGACTCTGATTCTCTTCTTCATTTTACTTTACTggaatcaaaaatcaagaaaGAGACATCCATCCATGGCTACCATGGGAACAGAACTTATTAGAGTCTCTTATGCCGAATTGGTTAAAGCAACTGATGGGTTTTCTTCAGCAAATCTGATTGGTGTTGGGAGTTTTGGTTCCGTATATAAAGGGGTCATGGAGTGGGTTGATGAAAAGATGGTTGCTATAAAAATGCTGAACCTTCAGCAGCAGGGGGCTTCAAGGAGTTTCATAGCTGAATGTGAGGCCTTGAGGAGCATCCGTCATCGGAACCTGGTCAAAATCATAACTGCATGCTCTGGTGTTGATTTTAGAGGTAATGATTTCAAAGCATTAGTTCTTGAATTTATGGAGAATGGAAGTTTGAAACAGTGGCTGCATCCAAAAGTGAATAAGGGAATCCCGATGAGGATTTTGAATTTAGAACAGAGAGTGAGCATAGCCATTGATGTGGCTTCTGCACTGGATTACCTTCATCATCACAGCCCAGTGCCAACCGTGCATTGCGATCTTAAGCCGAGCAACATTCTTCTAAATGTTGACATGACTGCCCATGTGAGTGACTTTGGGCTGGCAAAGTTCCTCTCTGAATCTACTGACTTGATCTCCATATCTGCTAGCTTGGTGGCAATAAAAGGATCAGTTGGATATATTGCTCCAG AGTACGGTTTGGGATGCGAAGTATCAACTCAAGGAGATGTGTACAGCTATGGAATACTTCTCCTGGAGATGTTCACCGGAAAGAGACCCACTGATGAAACCTTCAATGAAAGCCTAGATCTTCATCGATTTGTTGAGATGGCTTTTCCTTCTCAAATTATGAACATCGTAGATCCACAATTGATACGAGAGGAAGAGTATGAAATTATCAATGACATACAACAAAGGTGCACTATACAAGACAAGATACGAGAGTGCTTAATTTTGGTGATCAGCATTGGGTTACAATGTTCCAGCAAAGTACCTAAAGAACGGCCGCATATGGGAAATATTGTTAAAAAAATGACTGCAGCGAGAGAGATACTTGGTAGGGTCTAA